A single Streptomyces sp. Edi2 DNA region contains:
- a CDS encoding GNAT family N-acetyltransferase, translated as MDISLRELQDSDLPVFWEQLTDPELHQMAALTRKYHYDRGHFDRHWAKVRSDPAVLLRTVLADGVVAGHAAVFGSPSEREVTYVVGRSHWGRGIASRALAELIELESARPLHAEAAADNTGSLRVLERCGFVATGRSRCFARARGEEIDLVHLTLS; from the coding sequence ATGGACATATCCCTGCGCGAACTTCAGGACAGCGACCTGCCGGTCTTCTGGGAGCAGTTGACGGACCCCGAACTGCACCAGATGGCGGCTCTGACCAGGAAGTACCACTACGACCGCGGTCACTTTGACCGGCACTGGGCCAAGGTGCGGTCCGATCCGGCAGTGCTCTTGCGGACCGTTCTCGCCGACGGCGTCGTGGCTGGGCATGCCGCGGTATTCGGTTCGCCGTCCGAGCGCGAGGTGACCTATGTCGTCGGACGGTCTCACTGGGGGCGAGGCATCGCTTCCCGGGCGCTCGCTGAACTGATCGAGCTGGAGAGCGCCCGTCCTCTGCACGCCGAGGCCGCTGCCGACAACACCGGCTCCCTCCGCGTACTGGAAAGGTGCGGCTTCGTCGCCACGGGCCGCAGTCGTTGCTTCGCGAGGGCTCGCGGTGAGGAGATCGATCTCGTGCACTTGACGTTGAGCTGA
- a CDS encoding IS110 family transposase, producing the protein MTVPQIWAGVDIGKEHHHCVVLDERGDRLLSRRVLNDESALLELISDVLALSEDTLWAVDINHGGAALLIGLLLSHDQPMVYITGLAVHQASTAYRGQGKTDEKDAFVIADQARMRQDLGFLRPGDEIAVDLRTLTARRLDLVNDRTRQTNRLRAQLLEFFPALERALNLSKKGPVVLLTGYQVPASIRRSGTKRIGTWLKNRKVKNAATLAETIVEAAKCQHTALPGETLAAAMVARIAKGVLVIDEEIAELDALIEARFHEHRHAAVIRSLPGMGALLGAEFIAATGGDMDAFGTADRLASFAGLSPVPRDSGRVSGNMRRPRRYHRGLLRAFYLSAMASLRTCTASQAYYGRKRNEGKGHKQALLALARRRANVLWAMIRDGACYEVLPTVTAAA; encoded by the coding sequence GTGACCGTGCCCCAGATCTGGGCCGGAGTGGACATCGGCAAGGAACACCACCACTGTGTGGTGCTCGATGAGCGAGGAGACCGCCTCCTCTCTCGCCGCGTCCTCAACGATGAGTCGGCCCTGCTGGAGCTGATCTCAGACGTCCTCGCACTGTCCGAGGACACCTTGTGGGCGGTGGACATCAACCACGGTGGTGCCGCTCTGCTCATCGGCCTCCTGCTCAGCCACGATCAGCCGATGGTTTACATCACCGGCTTGGCCGTGCATCAGGCCTCGACCGCCTACCGCGGCCAGGGCAAGACGGACGAGAAGGACGCCTTCGTCATCGCCGACCAGGCCCGCATGCGCCAAGACCTCGGCTTCCTTCGCCCTGGCGATGAGATAGCCGTTGACCTGCGTACTCTGACAGCTCGACGCCTGGATCTGGTCAACGATCGGACCCGCCAGACCAACCGACTGCGTGCCCAACTGCTGGAGTTTTTCCCGGCTTTGGAGCGTGCACTGAATCTGAGCAAGAAGGGCCCGGTCGTCCTGCTGACCGGTTACCAGGTGCCGGCATCGATACGCCGCAGCGGAACCAAGCGGATCGGAACCTGGCTGAAGAACCGCAAGGTGAAGAACGCTGCAACGCTCGCCGAAACCATCGTTGAGGCGGCCAAGTGCCAGCACACCGCGCTTCCCGGTGAGACGCTCGCGGCCGCCATGGTGGCCCGGATCGCCAAAGGTGTATTGGTCATTGATGAGGAGATCGCCGAACTCGACGCGCTCATCGAGGCCCGCTTCCACGAGCACCGTCACGCCGCCGTAATCCGCAGTCTGCCCGGCATGGGCGCCCTTCTCGGCGCCGAGTTCATCGCCGCCACCGGCGGAGACATGGACGCTTTTGGCACGGCCGACCGCCTGGCCTCCTTCGCCGGCCTATCACCCGTGCCACGGGACTCCGGCCGCGTCAGCGGGAACATGCGCCGTCCGCGCCGCTATCACCGCGGCCTACTCCGAGCCTTCTACCTTTCCGCCATGGCCAGCCTGAGAACCTGCACCGCCTCGCAGGCCTACTACGGACGTAAGCGGAACGAGGGGAAGGGGCACAAACAGGCCTTGCTCGCTCTGGCCCGTCGACGAGCCAACGTCTTGTGGGCCATGATCCGCGACGGAGCGTGTTATGAGGTACTACCAACCGTCACGGCAGCCGCTTGA